From Periophthalmus magnuspinnatus isolate fPerMag1 chromosome 12, fPerMag1.2.pri, whole genome shotgun sequence, a single genomic window includes:
- the sigmar1 gene encoding sigma non-opioid intracellular receptor 1 — translation MSVLRLLLKLLVLLSVLAVSVLLIQYWLATKEHVFNKEDIAKLAKQYAGQDHEQAFSKVVVELRKRYPGHILPDEDLQWVFVNAGGWMGSMCLLHASLTEYLLLFGTAVDTGGHSGRYWAEISDTVISGTFRQWKEGTTKSEVYYPGDFIVHSVGEATSVQWSAGTWMVEYGRGFIPSTLGFALADTLFSTQDFVTMFYTVRVYVKALMLETATMLTEAGIF, via the exons ATGTCCGTGCTCAGACTGCTCCTAAAGCTGCTAGTTTTGCTCTCGGTGCTCGCAGTATCCGTGCTTCTCATACAGTACTGGCTAGCCACCAAGGAACACGTTTTTAACAAGGAGGACATTGCCAAATTAGCCAAGCAGTACGCAG GCCAGGATCATGAGCAGGCCTTCTCTAAAGTGGTGGTGGAGCTGAGGAAAAG ATACCCAGGCCACATTCTCCCTGATGAGGACTTACAGTGGGTGTTTGTGAATGCGGGCGGCTGGATGGGCTCCATGTGTCTGCTGCATGCCTCCCTCACAGAGTACCTCCTGCTGTTTGGCACTGCGGTGGACACAGGTGGACACTCAG GGCGTTACTGGGCGGAGATCTCTGACACTGTCATCTCTGGTACATTCAGGCAGTGGAAGGAGGGAACCACCAAGAGTGAAGTCTACTACCCTG GTGACTTCATAGTGCACTCTGTGGGGGAGGCCACCTCGGTGCAGTGGAGCGCAGGCACGTGGATGGTAGAGTACGGCCGAGGATTCATCCCCTCCACACTGGGCTTCGCTCTTGCAGACACTCTGTTCAGCACCCAGGACTTTGTCACCATGTTCTACACTGTACGGGTCTATGTCAAAGCTCTCATGCTTGAGACGGCAACCATGCTCACAGAGGCCGGGATATTCTGA